One region of Termitidicoccus mucosus genomic DNA includes:
- a CDS encoding CsbD family protein — protein sequence MKGNWNVAKGKLKQAYASLTDDDLKYVDGQEDELIGRIQKRTGAERDEIVSVLRDCGC from the coding sequence ATGAAAGGGAACTGGAACGTGGCCAAAGGCAAACTCAAGCAGGCTTACGCCTCGCTGACTGACGACGACCTGAAATATGTCGACGGACAGGAAGATGAACTTATCGGCCGCATCCAGAAACGGACAGGCGCCGAGCGGGACGAAATAGTAAGCGTCCTGCGCGACTGCGGCTGCTAG